A single genomic interval of Nocardioides nitrophenolicus harbors:
- a CDS encoding M14 family zinc carboxypeptidase — translation MSAHLRRKRLGASAAGLALFALGVGVLPSASTAAPAVRAQAAPNDAALDRPADEAADVVEIVVSGTAELDRLVATGVDLDHGVHQEEDGLGVRAVVTPSEVAQLKKLGFRVGETLLTPEDSEAALAERDATVRANAEAAEAFDEAATDPDVSDVKILRADYYTSFGVPVLSVEAQVADGANVANLIVERDAGPGTAFGDGGTQVLQDFTDVGVYMYHFGASSTADGDPSKLTTRPDRIRITSPSGDVAIAKVEDWLPTQDGEEDPFKGAGYQEDFIRSYLDPTQLYDRIQNLADQFPDLAEIVKLPYKTNGYRRLAQALVGPTANNPTAVSQRFGLDSKAWGHQGGNGITVEVSDPGVAGAPLSVNVVGKAIKVSSATDGTGALTSTAAQIVAAINANVVARTLVTAYTYRGDAGAGVTPATTQPITLTDGLGAPASVSRDPQQVYAIKIGKVRDGSKPGVFYYAQEHAREWVPPLVTIETAERLLRNYASHAPTRDLVDNLEIWILPSVNPDGGHYSFYDYSQQRKNMTRHCGLADNGDFNGRNSWGVDVNRNYTEYSAFDGYSGASTTSCTSSTSAGPGELTEPEARNVDWVAKTHPNITFSMNVHSSGNYFMWSPASYKAAGRETAPVPTLEEEGLFWGASSRILTAIKRHRGLSVTPAKTGQVVDVLYSAAGNSGDLLWYKYGIYAWDFEVGVTFQPPFAAASPDGPSAHEESQEFANGLIEMAQVALDHERDDVPPVSTVEVTPSATEGKVNVVFDTNEPAAIFYTLDGSLPTLESERYDASGLRNTDGERLKVDEGTEIRWLTVDSRGNVERHLVPGQPGNYRSWKAEVGFEEPLPGSATSLTLSTAKVAVGATGVTAKVAVTATGPGDQATPTGVVTIRDGDVVVGSGEIDGDGVATIALKAFTTAGARSLTAEYGGDAGFQASVSAPATLVVGKVASTLTAKVKKAKKVTVGKRAKVKVMVAAPGADVSGTVTVTLDGKQVATAAVGAGGSVTVKLPKAKAGKHKVRVTYAGSASAEASTATVKLTVRRR, via the coding sequence GTGTCTGCACATCTGAGAAGGAAACGACTCGGCGCATCCGCCGCCGGCCTGGCCCTGTTCGCTCTCGGTGTCGGGGTGCTCCCGAGCGCCTCGACCGCGGCTCCCGCGGTCCGCGCTCAGGCGGCCCCGAACGACGCCGCCCTGGACCGTCCGGCCGACGAGGCGGCCGACGTGGTCGAGATCGTGGTCTCCGGCACCGCCGAGCTGGACCGCCTCGTCGCCACCGGGGTCGACCTCGACCACGGGGTGCACCAGGAGGAGGACGGGCTCGGCGTCCGCGCCGTCGTCACGCCCAGCGAGGTCGCCCAGCTGAAGAAGCTCGGCTTCCGCGTCGGCGAGACACTGCTGACCCCGGAGGACAGCGAGGCCGCGCTGGCCGAGCGCGACGCCACGGTGCGGGCGAACGCCGAGGCCGCGGAGGCCTTCGACGAGGCCGCGACCGACCCGGACGTCAGCGACGTCAAGATCCTGCGCGCCGACTACTACACCTCCTTCGGGGTCCCGGTGCTGTCCGTCGAGGCGCAGGTCGCCGACGGCGCGAATGTCGCCAACCTGATCGTCGAGCGGGACGCCGGTCCGGGCACCGCGTTCGGTGACGGCGGCACCCAGGTACTGCAGGACTTCACCGACGTGGGCGTGTACATGTACCACTTCGGCGCGAGCTCGACCGCCGACGGCGATCCCAGCAAGCTGACCACCCGGCCCGACCGGATCCGGATCACCAGCCCGAGCGGTGACGTGGCGATCGCCAAGGTCGAGGACTGGCTGCCGACCCAGGACGGCGAGGAGGACCCGTTCAAGGGTGCCGGCTACCAGGAGGACTTCATTCGGTCCTACCTGGACCCGACCCAGCTCTACGACCGGATCCAGAACCTCGCCGACCAGTTCCCCGATCTCGCCGAGATCGTGAAGCTCCCGTACAAGACCAACGGCTACCGGCGCCTCGCCCAGGCGCTGGTCGGGCCGACGGCCAACAACCCCACCGCCGTCTCGCAGCGCTTCGGCCTCGACTCCAAGGCCTGGGGACACCAGGGCGGCAACGGCATCACCGTCGAGGTGAGCGACCCGGGCGTCGCCGGCGCGCCGCTGAGCGTCAACGTGGTCGGCAAGGCGATCAAGGTCTCCTCCGCGACCGACGGCACCGGCGCGCTCACCAGCACCGCCGCCCAGATCGTGGCCGCGATCAACGCCAACGTCGTCGCGCGCACCCTGGTGACGGCGTACACCTATCGAGGCGACGCGGGCGCCGGCGTCACGCCGGCGACCACCCAGCCGATCACCCTGACCGACGGTCTGGGCGCCCCGGCGTCGGTCTCGCGCGACCCGCAGCAGGTCTACGCCATCAAGATCGGCAAGGTCCGCGACGGCTCGAAGCCCGGCGTCTTCTACTACGCGCAGGAGCACGCCCGTGAGTGGGTGCCGCCGCTGGTGACGATCGAGACGGCCGAGCGACTGCTGCGCAACTACGCCTCGCACGCCCCCACCCGGGACCTGGTCGACAACCTGGAGATCTGGATCCTGCCGTCGGTGAACCCGGACGGTGGTCACTACTCCTTCTACGACTACTCCCAGCAGCGCAAGAACATGACGAGGCACTGCGGGCTCGCCGACAACGGCGACTTCAACGGCCGCAACAGCTGGGGTGTCGACGTCAACCGCAACTACACCGAGTACAGCGCCTTCGACGGCTATTCCGGCGCCTCGACCACCAGCTGCACCAGCAGTACGTCGGCCGGCCCGGGCGAGCTGACCGAGCCCGAGGCCAGGAATGTCGACTGGGTCGCCAAGACCCACCCCAACATCACCTTCTCGATGAACGTGCACAGCTCGGGCAACTACTTCATGTGGTCGCCGGCGTCGTACAAGGCGGCCGGACGCGAGACCGCGCCCGTGCCGACGCTCGAGGAGGAGGGGCTGTTCTGGGGCGCCTCGTCGCGGATCCTGACCGCGATCAAGCGGCACCGCGGCCTCAGCGTCACCCCGGCGAAGACCGGACAGGTGGTCGACGTGCTCTACTCGGCGGCCGGCAACTCCGGTGACCTGCTCTGGTACAAGTACGGCATCTACGCCTGGGACTTCGAGGTCGGCGTCACCTTCCAGCCGCCGTTCGCGGCCGCGTCGCCGGACGGGCCGTCGGCGCACGAGGAGAGCCAGGAGTTCGCCAACGGCCTGATCGAGATGGCGCAGGTCGCTCTCGACCACGAGCGCGACGACGTGCCGCCGGTCTCGACCGTCGAGGTCACGCCCTCGGCGACCGAGGGGAAGGTGAACGTCGTGTTCGACACCAACGAGCCGGCCGCCATCTTCTACACCCTGGACGGCAGCCTGCCGACCTTGGAGTCCGAGCGGTACGACGCCTCGGGCCTGCGCAACACCGACGGTGAGCGGCTCAAGGTCGACGAGGGGACCGAGATCCGCTGGCTGACGGTCGACAGCCGCGGCAACGTGGAGCGGCACCTGGTGCCCGGTCAGCCCGGCAACTACCGCTCGTGGAAGGCGGAGGTCGGCTTCGAGGAGCCGCTGCCCGGCAGCGCGACCTCGCTCACGCTGAGCACGGCGAAGGTGGCCGTCGGCGCCACCGGCGTCACCGCCAAGGTAGCGGTGACCGCGACCGGCCCCGGCGACCAGGCGACGCCGACCGGCGTGGTCACCATCCGCGATGGTGATGTGGTGGTCGGCAGCGGCGAGATCGACGGCGATGGCGTCGCCACGATCGCGCTGAAGGCATTCACCACGGCCGGGGCGCGCTCCCTGACCGCCGAGTACGGCGGCGACGCCGGCTTCCAGGCCAGCGTCTCGGCGCCGGCCACCCTGGTGGTCGGCAAGGTCGCCTCGACGCTCACCGCCAAGGTGAAGAAGGCCAAGAAGGTCACGGTCGGCAAGCGGGCCAAGGTCAAGGTCATGGTCGCCGCGCCGGGCGCTGACGTGTCCGGCACGGTCACGGTCACCCTCGACGGGAAGCAGGTCGCCACCGCCGCGGTCGGCGCCGGCGGCAGCGTGACCGTGAAGCTGCCGAAGGCGAAGGCCGGCAAGCACAAGGTGCGCGTGACCTACGCGGGCAGTGCCTCGGCGGAGGCCTCGACGGCGACGGTCAAGCTCACGGTGCGGCGCCGCTAG
- a CDS encoding L,D-transpeptidase gives MEESRRRTSWPVTLVVLIFAVSTLVMFLKDGGDETTPAAAPTAPADLDLKKLPVSTTHTTIEAAPRDPRPSKVPNGTVVHPKRVTALYDEPDGTPFGKVRPTEFGDVWLPVISRNRDWVQVLLPSKPNGSTGWIRASELAEARSRFLVRVHLGERELELFEDDSLIGTWTVAIGAGSTPTPTGRTFVLGQIIDDQQPFSPVIMPLGSHSETLDSYGGGPGTVALHGWTDPSVFGKAISHGCVRVPDDALDLLRIVPIGTPVMVEAT, from the coding sequence ATGGAGGAGTCGCGCCGCCGTACCAGCTGGCCGGTGACGCTGGTCGTGCTGATTTTCGCGGTCTCGACGCTCGTCATGTTCCTCAAGGACGGCGGGGACGAGACGACTCCGGCGGCGGCGCCCACGGCGCCGGCCGACCTGGACCTCAAGAAGCTCCCGGTGAGCACCACCCACACCACCATCGAGGCGGCACCGCGGGATCCGCGACCCTCGAAGGTGCCGAACGGCACGGTCGTGCACCCCAAACGGGTGACGGCGCTGTACGACGAACCCGACGGGACCCCGTTCGGCAAGGTGCGCCCGACCGAGTTCGGCGACGTGTGGCTGCCGGTGATCAGCCGCAACCGCGACTGGGTTCAGGTGCTGCTGCCGTCGAAGCCGAACGGCTCGACCGGGTGGATCCGGGCCTCCGAGCTGGCCGAGGCCCGCAGCCGCTTCCTGGTGCGGGTGCATCTCGGCGAGCGCGAGCTGGAGCTGTTCGAGGACGACTCGCTGATCGGCACCTGGACCGTCGCGATCGGCGCCGGCTCCACCCCGACCCCCACCGGCCGGACCTTCGTGCTCGGGCAGATCATCGACGACCAGCAGCCGTTCTCGCCGGTGATCATGCCGCTGGGCAGCCACAGCGAGACGCTCGACTCCTATGGCGGCGGCCCCGGCACGGTCGCGCTGCACGGCTGGACCGACCCGTCGGTCTTCGGCAAGGCGATCAGCCACGGCTGCGTGCGGGTGCCCGATGACGCCCTCGACCTGCTGCGCATCGTCCCGATCGGCACCCCGGTCATGGTCGAGGCGACCTGA
- a CDS encoding sensor histidine kinase, with product MRRLVPRSLTARLVVTAVTLVAVVSLLVGTVTTLGMHAWLTNRLDSDVAESLRPGPGGRVLFGSPGTLQARFAGSARQGEVVRVRSNVVQPESLDSAVLSVLAEVGSEPTTVDLPGLGKYRVMRGRDERSDFTVVAGLPTEDVDEATMSLIRLEIVLALLGIVAAGLAGTAVVRRQLRPLTEVAATAHAVAELPLAEGDIGVTERVPEHLTDPRTEAGQVGLALNQLLEHVESSLSARHRSELQVRQFVADASHELRTPLTTIAGYTELARRRGDAATSAVALAKVEEEAGRMTALVEDLLLLARLDAGRPLAAEPVDLTRLLLEAVDDARVVAPEHRWRIVLPADGEPVETVGDEHRLHQVVTNLLTNARKYTPAGTTVTVTVRRDGFDVHDDGPGFPAGLVDTAFERFTRGDASRHRSDGVGLGLALVQAIVSAHGGTVALRSVPGDTRITVALTARP from the coding sequence ATGCGCCGCCTGGTGCCCCGCTCGCTCACCGCGCGGCTGGTCGTCACCGCGGTCACCCTGGTCGCGGTGGTGTCGCTGCTCGTCGGCACGGTCACCACCCTCGGCATGCACGCGTGGCTGACCAACCGGCTCGACTCCGACGTGGCCGAGAGCCTGCGCCCCGGCCCGGGCGGCCGAGTGCTGTTCGGCTCGCCGGGCACTTTGCAGGCCAGGTTCGCCGGCAGCGCCCGGCAAGGGGAGGTGGTCCGGGTGCGCAGCAACGTCGTACAGCCCGAATCCCTGGACTCCGCCGTGCTCTCGGTGCTGGCGGAGGTCGGCAGCGAGCCGACGACGGTGGATTTGCCCGGCCTGGGCAAGTACCGCGTCATGCGGGGGAGGGACGAGCGTTCGGACTTCACCGTCGTGGCCGGCCTGCCCACCGAGGACGTCGACGAGGCGACCATGTCGCTCATCCGCCTCGAGATCGTGCTGGCCCTGCTCGGGATCGTGGCCGCCGGGCTGGCCGGCACCGCCGTCGTACGCCGCCAGCTCCGGCCCCTGACCGAGGTCGCCGCGACCGCGCACGCCGTCGCCGAGCTGCCGCTGGCGGAGGGCGACATCGGCGTGACCGAGCGGGTGCCCGAGCACCTCACCGACCCGCGGACCGAGGCCGGCCAGGTCGGCCTGGCCCTCAACCAGCTCCTCGAGCACGTCGAGTCCTCGCTGTCGGCCCGGCACCGCAGCGAGCTGCAGGTCCGGCAGTTCGTCGCCGACGCCTCCCACGAGCTGCGGACCCCGCTGACCACGATCGCGGGCTACACCGAGCTCGCGCGCCGCCGCGGCGACGCGGCCACCTCGGCCGTCGCCCTGGCCAAGGTCGAGGAGGAGGCCGGGCGGATGACCGCCCTCGTCGAGGACCTGCTCCTGCTGGCCCGGCTCGACGCCGGCCGTCCGCTCGCCGCCGAGCCGGTCGACCTGACCCGGCTGCTGCTCGAGGCGGTCGACGACGCCCGGGTGGTGGCGCCCGAGCACCGCTGGCGGATCGTGCTGCCCGCCGACGGCGAGCCCGTGGAGACCGTCGGCGACGAGCACCGGCTGCACCAGGTCGTCACCAACCTGCTGACCAACGCCCGCAAGTACACGCCGGCCGGCACCACCGTGACCGTGACCGTCCGGCGCGACGGGTTCGACGTCCACGACGACGGCCCCGGCTTCCCGGCCGGCCTGGTCGACACCGCCTTCGAGCGGTTCACCCGTGGCGACGCGTCCCGGCACCGCTCCGACGGCGTCGGGCTGGGGCTCGCGCTGGTGCAGGCGATCGTCAGCGCGCACGGGGGCACGGTCGCCCTGCGCAGCGTCCCGGGGGACACCCGCATCACGGTCGCTCTCACAGCGCGCCCATAG
- a CDS encoding efflux RND transporter periplasmic adaptor subunit, whose protein sequence is MKRKLLRRVRGLRRPRRLVLSLTALVVLAGVAGGWLLFRGDEPAAATTTTATVQTQTLKQTVTASGTLAAATTADLSFDVSGTVTAVYVKPGDTVKKGQRLAAIDDDVLQAQLDAAQSSLTAARTARSENIADGAADVQLAADRAAVLAAESQLAEAQEAVDDAVLRSTTKGTVTAVGLEVGDSAGSAGAGAGSAGSSSGTDATGTITVVSTGRFVVDATVASADIAKVSVGLQAEITVSGVDETVYGTVQEVGLVAETDSSGAAVFPVTVQVTDTRDDLFGGTSADVAIVVSQRSDVLTVDSRALRTDGDTTYVEKVSGDSTERTEVEVGETSGLATEITSGLSEGDVVEIAGFTGPGSGGGDQQMQQLREQMQQNGGLPPGGFPGGGTGGFPGGGSR, encoded by the coding sequence GTGAAACGCAAGCTCCTGCGCCGCGTCCGCGGCCTGCGTCGTCCCCGGCGCCTCGTCCTCTCCCTGACGGCCCTGGTCGTCCTCGCCGGCGTCGCCGGCGGCTGGCTGCTGTTCCGGGGCGATGAGCCCGCGGCCGCGACGACCACGACCGCGACGGTGCAGACCCAGACCCTCAAGCAGACCGTCACGGCGAGCGGCACGCTGGCGGCCGCCACGACCGCGGACCTGTCCTTCGACGTGAGCGGGACGGTCACGGCGGTCTACGTGAAGCCGGGCGACACGGTGAAGAAGGGGCAGCGGTTGGCCGCGATCGACGACGACGTGCTCCAGGCCCAGCTGGACGCCGCGCAGAGCTCGCTCACCGCGGCCCGGACCGCTCGCTCCGAGAACATCGCCGACGGCGCCGCGGACGTGCAGCTCGCCGCCGACCGGGCCGCCGTCCTCGCCGCCGAGTCCCAGCTCGCCGAGGCCCAGGAGGCGGTCGACGACGCCGTGCTGCGCTCCACGACGAAGGGCACCGTGACCGCCGTCGGCCTCGAGGTCGGCGACTCCGCCGGCAGCGCCGGCGCCGGCGCCGGCTCGGCCGGCTCGTCCAGCGGCACGGACGCCACCGGCACCATCACGGTCGTCTCGACCGGCCGGTTCGTCGTCGACGCGACCGTCGCCAGCGCGGACATCGCGAAGGTGAGCGTCGGCCTGCAGGCCGAGATCACCGTCAGCGGCGTCGACGAGACGGTCTACGGCACCGTCCAGGAGGTCGGCCTGGTCGCCGAGACGGACTCGAGCGGTGCCGCTGTCTTCCCCGTCACGGTCCAGGTGACCGACACCCGCGACGACCTCTTCGGCGGTACGTCGGCCGACGTCGCCATCGTCGTCAGCCAGCGCTCCGACGTGCTCACCGTGGACAGCCGCGCGCTGCGTACCGACGGCGACACGACGTACGTCGAGAAGGTCAGTGGCGACAGCACCGAGCGCACCGAGGTCGAGGTCGGCGAGACCAGCGGCCTGGCCACCGAGATCACCTCCGGGCTGAGCGAGGGCGACGTCGTCGAGATCGCCGGGTTCACCGGCCCCGGCAGCGGTGGCGGCGACCAGCAGATGCAGCAGCTCCGCGAGCAGATGCAGCAGAACGGCGGGCTGCCCCCCGGTGGCTTCCCGGGCGGCGGCACCGGCGGGTTCCCGGGCGGAGGCAGCCGGTGA
- a CDS encoding deoxyguanosinetriphosphate triphosphohydrolase — MDPVEQRYDAHARERIVPEPPKRVEAPERLPFERDRARVVHAASFRRLAAKTQVVGPQSDDFVRNRLTHSLEVAQIARDLSRALGTHPDITETAALAHDLGHPPFGHNGERALAELASSCGGFEGNAQTLRLLTRLEAKTPGAGLNLTRATLDACTKYPWGRERAAEHAGKFGVYDDDRPAFEWLRAGAPADGRCLEAQVMDLADDVAYSVHDVEDGTVAGKVDLTRLDRAALWDTVRVWYLPDASDDELDAVLDRLRAVGSWPRAPYDGGRAGLAALKNLTSDLIGRFCGAVQQATFAAGEGPFVRYVGELVIPADTWAEITVLKGIAAHYVMEAADRVALQVRQRELLAALVEVLLDRAPDALDETYAADWHAAADDAARTRVVIDQVASLTDASAVAWHDRLLG; from the coding sequence GTGGACCCGGTCGAGCAGCGCTACGACGCGCACGCCCGCGAGCGGATCGTGCCCGAGCCCCCGAAGCGGGTGGAGGCGCCGGAGCGGCTGCCGTTCGAGCGCGACCGGGCGCGGGTGGTGCATGCCGCGTCCTTCCGGCGGCTGGCGGCGAAGACCCAGGTGGTCGGCCCCCAGAGTGACGACTTCGTGCGCAACCGGCTCACCCACAGCCTCGAGGTCGCCCAGATCGCGCGCGACCTCTCCCGGGCGCTCGGCACCCACCCCGACATCACCGAGACCGCCGCGTTGGCCCACGACCTCGGCCACCCGCCCTTCGGCCACAACGGCGAGCGGGCGCTGGCCGAGCTGGCCTCCTCGTGCGGCGGGTTCGAGGGCAATGCGCAGACCCTGCGGCTGCTCACCCGGCTGGAGGCCAAGACGCCCGGAGCGGGCCTCAACCTGACCCGCGCCACCCTCGACGCCTGCACCAAGTACCCCTGGGGGCGGGAGCGGGCGGCCGAGCACGCCGGCAAGTTCGGCGTCTACGACGACGACCGGCCGGCCTTCGAGTGGCTGCGGGCCGGTGCGCCGGCCGACGGACGCTGTCTCGAGGCGCAGGTGATGGATCTGGCCGACGACGTCGCCTACTCGGTCCACGACGTCGAGGACGGCACCGTCGCCGGCAAGGTCGACCTGACCCGGCTGGACCGGGCGGCGCTGTGGGACACGGTCCGGGTCTGGTACCTCCCCGACGCGAGCGACGACGAGCTCGACGCCGTCCTCGACCGGCTGCGGGCCGTCGGCAGCTGGCCCCGGGCGCCGTACGACGGCGGCCGGGCCGGCCTCGCCGCGCTGAAGAACCTCACCAGCGACCTCATCGGCCGGTTCTGCGGGGCGGTGCAGCAGGCCACCTTCGCGGCGGGTGAGGGCCCCTTCGTGCGCTACGTCGGCGAACTGGTCATCCCGGCCGACACCTGGGCCGAGATCACCGTGCTCAAGGGGATCGCCGCCCACTACGTCATGGAGGCCGCCGACCGGGTCGCCCTGCAGGTCCGGCAGCGCGAGCTGCTGGCGGCGCTGGTCGAGGTGCTGCTCGACCGCGCTCCGGACGCACTCGACGAGACGTACGCCGCCGACTGGCACGCCGCGGCCGACGACGCCGCCCGGACCCGGGTGGTCATCGACCAGGTCGCTTCGCTGACCGACGCCAGCGCCGTGGCCTGGCACGACCGTCTGCTGGGCTGA
- the dnaG gene encoding DNA primase translates to MNSADRDDLEFFRTVCTRLGIATYGITAQTRLGLGTEPSELYRIHLVNEDLEEDFFLLDPHRHRFAAAHKAFARRGWVVESVEETDRVEEVFCAEVEDGHAFTLEDNILTGNCFGCQEGGDVFTFLMKIDGLSFGEAVERMADKYGVQLRRDETGRDDRPKGPQRRRLIEAHAVAQEFYAEQLGTPDALAARQFLAERGFDQNAALTFGVGFAPRDGEALWRHLSGRKFTREEVVAAGLVAMGRSLYDKFRGRLLWPIRETNGDTIGFGARRLFDDDRIEAKYLNTAETPIYKKSQVLYGIDLARKPIALSSTAVVVEGYTDVMACHLAGVETAVATCGTAFGDDHARVLRRFLDDHAELRSEVVFTFDGDEAGQKAALRTFEGDQRFVSQTYVAVAPEGMDPCDLRIKRGDEAVRELIASRRPLYRFVLENVVKRHDLDRADGRIDAVRDAAALVASVRDQSKVTAFAQEISRLIGADIDTNQVLAAVRRAAAKGPQGERGGRNARAPERPPEQPVAVARVPDLRDPRFSIERETLKLVLQHPVAIGRTSADIGLNDFVHPTYRGVWEAITAAGGAVAGQNDAGWVAHVRDAATDPAVSSIVSALAVEPIPANRDIDAGYIATHLFRLQELTVLRRIDEVKSRLQRTNPLDNPTDYNKMFGELAALEQHRRTLREKIVGGP, encoded by the coding sequence ATGAACTCGGCCGACCGCGACGACCTGGAGTTCTTCCGCACTGTCTGCACCCGCCTCGGCATCGCGACCTACGGCATCACGGCGCAGACGCGCCTCGGTCTGGGGACAGAGCCGTCCGAGCTGTACCGCATCCATCTGGTGAACGAGGATCTCGAGGAGGACTTCTTCCTCCTCGACCCGCACCGCCACCGGTTCGCCGCGGCGCACAAGGCGTTCGCCCGGCGCGGCTGGGTCGTCGAGAGCGTCGAGGAGACCGATCGGGTCGAGGAGGTCTTCTGCGCCGAGGTCGAGGACGGGCACGCGTTCACGCTGGAGGACAACATCCTCACGGGCAACTGCTTCGGCTGCCAGGAGGGCGGCGACGTCTTCACCTTCCTGATGAAGATCGACGGCCTCAGCTTCGGCGAGGCCGTCGAGCGGATGGCCGACAAGTACGGCGTCCAGCTGCGTCGCGACGAGACCGGGCGCGACGACCGGCCCAAGGGGCCGCAGCGGCGTCGCCTGATCGAGGCGCACGCCGTGGCCCAGGAGTTCTACGCCGAGCAGCTCGGCACCCCCGACGCGCTGGCGGCCCGGCAGTTCCTGGCCGAGCGCGGCTTCGACCAGAACGCCGCGCTGACCTTCGGGGTCGGCTTCGCGCCGCGCGACGGCGAGGCGCTGTGGCGCCACCTGAGCGGACGCAAGTTCACCCGCGAGGAGGTGGTCGCCGCCGGACTGGTGGCGATGGGCCGCTCGCTCTACGACAAGTTCCGCGGCCGGCTGCTGTGGCCGATCCGCGAGACCAACGGCGACACGATCGGCTTCGGGGCGCGCCGGCTCTTCGACGACGACCGGATCGAGGCCAAGTACCTCAACACCGCCGAGACGCCGATCTACAAGAAGAGCCAGGTGCTCTACGGCATCGACCTGGCCCGCAAGCCGATCGCGCTGAGCTCCACTGCCGTGGTGGTCGAGGGCTACACCGACGTGATGGCCTGCCATCTCGCCGGCGTCGAGACCGCCGTCGCCACCTGCGGCACCGCCTTCGGCGACGACCACGCCCGGGTGCTGCGCCGCTTCCTCGACGACCACGCCGAGCTGCGCAGCGAGGTCGTGTTCACCTTCGACGGCGACGAGGCCGGACAGAAGGCCGCGCTGCGCACCTTCGAGGGCGACCAGCGCTTCGTGTCCCAGACGTACGTCGCGGTGGCCCCGGAGGGGATGGACCCCTGCGACCTGCGCATCAAGCGGGGCGACGAGGCGGTGCGCGAGCTGATCGCGAGCCGGCGCCCGCTGTACCGCTTCGTGCTCGAGAACGTCGTCAAGCGCCACGACCTCGACCGGGCCGACGGCCGCATCGACGCCGTCCGCGACGCGGCCGCGCTGGTCGCCTCGGTGCGCGACCAGTCCAAGGTCACCGCGTTCGCGCAGGAGATCTCGCGGCTGATCGGCGCCGACATCGACACCAACCAGGTCCTCGCCGCCGTACGCCGGGCCGCGGCGAAGGGGCCGCAGGGCGAGCGTGGCGGTCGCAACGCCCGGGCGCCGGAGCGCCCGCCGGAGCAGCCGGTGGCCGTGGCCCGGGTCCCCGACCTGCGCGACCCGCGGTTCAGCATCGAGCGCGAGACGCTCAAGCTGGTCCTCCAGCATCCGGTCGCGATCGGCCGCACGAGCGCCGACATCGGGCTCAACGACTTCGTCCACCCCACCTACCGCGGGGTGTGGGAGGCGATCACCGCCGCCGGGGGCGCGGTCGCCGGGCAGAACGACGCCGGCTGGGTCGCCCACGTCCGCGACGCCGCGACCGACCCGGCGGTGTCGTCGATCGTCAGCGCGCTGGCGGTCGAGCCGATCCCCGCCAACCGCGACATCGACGCCGGCTACATCGCCACCCACCTGTTCCGGCTGCAGGAGCTGACCGTGCTGCGCCGCATCGACGAGGTGAAGTCGCGACTGCAGCGCACGAACCCGCTCGACAACCCCACCGACTACAACAAGATGTTCGGCGAGCTCGCCGCGCTGGAGCAGCACCGCCGCACCCTGCGCGAGAAGATCGTCGGCGGTCCGTGA
- a CDS encoding response regulator transcription factor has product MTQSATRPDGTPLRALVVDDEVNIAELVAMALRYEGWAVETAHTGAEAVTAVRGHGPDVVVLDMMLPDHDGMEVLRRIRADDPSVPVLFLTARDAVEDRVAGLTAGGDDYVTKPFSLEELVARLRALVRRAGTAVEQSRSTLVVGDLVLDEDSREVTRAGEEIALTATEFELLRYLMRNPRRVLSKAQILDRVWNYDFGGQANVVELYISYLRKKIDAGREPMIHTMRGAGYVLKPA; this is encoded by the coding sequence ATGACCCAGAGCGCGACCCGCCCCGACGGCACCCCGCTGCGCGCCCTCGTCGTCGACGACGAGGTCAACATCGCCGAGCTCGTGGCGATGGCGCTGCGCTACGAAGGCTGGGCGGTCGAGACCGCCCACACCGGCGCCGAGGCGGTGACGGCGGTGCGCGGCCACGGCCCGGACGTCGTGGTGCTCGACATGATGCTTCCCGACCACGACGGGATGGAGGTGCTGCGCCGGATCCGCGCCGACGACCCGAGCGTGCCGGTGCTCTTCCTCACCGCCCGCGACGCCGTGGAGGACCGGGTCGCCGGCCTGACCGCCGGTGGCGACGACTACGTCACCAAGCCGTTCTCGCTCGAGGAGCTGGTCGCCCGCCTCCGGGCCCTGGTACGCCGGGCCGGCACCGCGGTCGAGCAGAGTCGCTCCACGCTCGTGGTCGGCGACCTGGTCCTCGACGAGGACAGTCGCGAGGTCACCCGTGCCGGTGAGGAGATCGCGCTCACCGCCACCGAGTTCGAGCTGCTGCGCTACCTGATGCGCAACCCGCGCCGGGTCCTCAGCAAGGCCCAGATCCTCGACCGGGTCTGGAACTACGACTTCGGCGGCCAGGCCAATGTCGTGGAGCTCTACATCTCCTATCTCCGCAAGAAGATCGATGCCGGGCGGGAGCCGATGATCCACACCATGCGCGGCGCCGGCTACGTGCTGAAGCCGGCGTGA